One segment of Paenibacillus sp. FSL R7-0337 DNA contains the following:
- a CDS encoding ADP-heptose synthase produces MPRQFVTEAVMMAIYGQLLIPRSPVEYIVPYTTIMELYELRDSDEPVMSQADDDRHVRLRIRELINYFEEPLNAKKINRCLNIPWAKSSGILLGGHAQITIINSIDNASYGEAFDPIETELLLASQREKVPILTDQFELIQRIIEGGVPVQVYDIDDFEFAMEEENFRSSH; encoded by the coding sequence ATGCCCAGACAATTTGTGACGGAAGCCGTCATGATGGCGATTTACGGCCAGCTCCTCATCCCGCGGAGCCCTGTAGAATATATAGTCCCTTATACCACAATTATGGAGTTATACGAGCTGCGCGACAGCGATGAGCCGGTGATGAGCCAGGCGGATGACGACAGGCATGTCAGACTCAGAATCCGCGAGCTGATCAACTATTTCGAGGAGCCGCTGAATGCCAAGAAGATCAACCGCTGCCTAAATATCCCCTGGGCCAAAAGCTCTGGCATCCTCCTCGGCGGACACGCGCAGATTACCATCATCAACAGTATCGACAATGCCTCCTACGGAGAAGCGTTCGATCCGATTGAGACAGAGCTGCTGCTGGCCTCCCAGCGTGAGAAGGTGCCGATTCTGACCGACCAGTTCGAGCTGATCCAGCGCATCATCGAAGGCGGAGTTCCCGTCCAGGTATATGATATTGATGATTTCGAGTTCGCCATGGAGGAAGAAAACTTCCGCAGCTCGCACTAA
- a CDS encoding ABC transporter ATP-binding protein — protein sequence MTQSTGKRLLQYALTAKKTFIAALLLLTIGVAAELAGPFIAKSMIDNHLLAIEKPYFQTASPEDAAEYNNTYYKRGDRFATGEAKGQEVRLLQAGRSFYFINEAVPKAEGERSFADGKLQIKYGEQTTVYPAVKLSAGDLFSFYKPELPGIYQLVALYAMFLVISIIAEFGKTYWLQSSANQVIRKLRTDVYAHIQRLPVYFFDNLPAGKVVSRVTNDTEAVKDLFIAVLSNFATGIINITGVYVALFLLDVKLGLVSLFVVPIIILWIVLYRKIATKYNTIIRSRLSEINAIINESIQGMSIIRIFRRQKQSSAEFEQLNDDYLKYQNKMLNLNAFTSHNLVNSLRSLSFVLVLWYFGFGSLDGSTFVSLGVLYAFVDVLGRMFQPITGMVNQLANLDSSMVSAGRVFTLMDEPGEPVTDGSMPRYKGNVVFKDVSFAYKKDFVLRDISFEARPGETVALVGHTGSGKSSIINLLFRFYDPQQGSITIDGQEVKDLPKQWLRSHMGIVLQDPYLFTGTIASNVSLGDERISRERVERALREVGADKLLAHLPQGFDEPVIEKGSTLSAGQRQLISFARALSFDPAILILDEATSNIDTETESIIQQALEVLKKGRTTFIIAHRLSTIRSADQILVLHRGQIVERGSHDELMAQGGRYFRMYQLQLGAGAGNGPGELAPESGGHASAAGLRPSLEQI from the coding sequence TTGACACAGAGTACAGGCAAACGTCTGCTGCAATATGCACTGACCGCCAAAAAGACCTTCATCGCCGCCCTTCTGCTCCTGACCATCGGAGTAGCGGCTGAGCTGGCAGGGCCTTTTATCGCCAAGAGCATGATTGACAATCATCTGCTTGCGATTGAGAAGCCCTACTTCCAGACAGCCTCGCCGGAGGATGCAGCAGAATATAACAACACTTATTACAAACGCGGTGACCGCTTTGCCACAGGTGAAGCCAAGGGCCAGGAAGTCCGCCTGCTTCAGGCTGGCAGAAGCTTCTACTTCATCAATGAAGCTGTACCGAAGGCCGAAGGCGAGCGCAGCTTCGCGGACGGGAAGCTCCAGATCAAATACGGCGAGCAGACGACGGTCTATCCGGCCGTCAAGCTGTCGGCTGGTGATCTGTTTTCCTTTTACAAACCGGAGCTTCCGGGAATCTATCAGTTAGTTGCTCTATACGCCATGTTCCTTGTGATCTCCATTATTGCAGAATTCGGCAAAACCTACTGGCTGCAATCGTCTGCCAATCAGGTCATCCGCAAGCTGCGGACCGATGTCTATGCCCATATCCAGCGCCTGCCGGTCTATTTCTTCGATAATCTGCCTGCCGGTAAGGTAGTCTCCCGGGTAACCAACGATACGGAAGCGGTCAAGGATCTGTTCATTGCCGTATTATCCAACTTCGCTACAGGTATCATCAATATCACCGGTGTGTATGTGGCCCTCTTCCTGCTCGATGTGAAGCTGGGACTGGTCAGTTTGTTCGTCGTACCGATTATTATTCTCTGGATCGTGCTGTACCGCAAAATCGCTACCAAATACAACACGATCATCCGCTCGCGGCTTAGTGAGATTAATGCCATTATCAACGAATCGATTCAAGGAATGTCAATCATCCGGATTTTCCGCCGCCAGAAGCAGAGTAGTGCTGAATTCGAGCAACTCAACGACGACTATCTGAAATATCAGAACAAAATGCTGAACCTCAACGCCTTCACCTCCCACAACCTGGTGAACTCGCTGCGCAGCCTCTCCTTCGTGCTGGTACTGTGGTACTTCGGCTTCGGCAGCCTGGACGGTTCAACCTTCGTATCGCTTGGCGTCCTCTATGCCTTCGTCGATGTACTGGGCCGGATGTTCCAGCCGATTACGGGCATGGTCAACCAGCTGGCGAATCTGGACAGCTCAATGGTCTCCGCCGGCCGCGTCTTCACGCTGATGGATGAGCCTGGAGAGCCGGTCACAGACGGATCGATGCCGCGTTACAAGGGAAATGTCGTATTCAAGGATGTCTCCTTTGCTTATAAAAAGGACTTCGTCCTGCGTGATATCTCCTTCGAGGCGCGCCCGGGCGAGACCGTCGCCCTTGTCGGCCATACCGGCTCCGGCAAAAGCTCCATCATCAACCTGCTGTTCCGCTTCTATGATCCGCAGCAAGGAAGCATAACGATCGATGGGCAAGAGGTCAAGGATCTGCCGAAGCAATGGCTGCGCAGTCATATGGGCATCGTGCTTCAGGACCCTTATCTGTTCACCGGTACCATTGCCTCCAATGTAAGTCTGGGTGACGAACGGATCTCTAGAGAGCGTGTCGAACGTGCCTTGCGCGAGGTAGGAGCCGATAAACTTCTGGCCCATCTACCGCAAGGATTCGATGAACCTGTCATCGAGAAGGGCAGCACCCTGTCCGCCGGACAGCGGCAACTGATCTCCTTCGCCAGAGCGTTATCCTTCGATCCGGCGATCCTGATTCTGGATGAAGCAACGTCCAACATCGATACCGAGACCGAGAGCATTATCCAGCAGGCGCTGGAGGTGCTGAAAAAGGGCCGGACCACCTTCATCATCGCCCACCGGCTCTCCACCATCCGCAGTGCGGACCAGATTCTGGTGCTGCACCGGGGTCAGATTGTCGAACGCGGCAGCCATGATGAGCTGATGGCGCAGGGCGGCAGATACTTCCGCATGTATCAGCTTCAGCTTGGTGCAGGTGCCGGGAACGGCCCGGGCGAGCTGGCTCCGGAGTCCGGGGGCCACGCTTCTGCCGCCGGACTCCGGCCATCGCTGGAACAGATCTAG
- a CDS encoding ABC transporter transmembrane domain-containing protein, with amino-acid sequence MFSVLRNLGWFFRREKRRYTIGLILLIVVGVLELLPPRLLGNAIDEIVTGAITAGSLMKYIGLIVLMLLIIYWITYIWMHKLFGGSNLVERLLRSRFMNHLMTMTPAFFERNRTGDLMARATNDIRAVSATVGFGMLTLVDSTVYLTVVLFAMGFLVSWKLTLAAVIPLPMIAVAMVFYGKAIHDRYSLAQDAFGDMNDQVLESVSGIRVIRAYVQERHDEKRFSDITDDVYRKNMAVARVDAFFEPTIRLFVGLSYIIALTYGIYLVFRNQITLGDLVSFNMYLGMIVWPMFAIGELINIMQRGGASLERIDETLNAKPDVKDVPHPVPVAQPTTIELKDVTFRYPTSTINNLSGVSLSLSQGQTLGVVGRTGSGKSTLLKQLLHEYPAGTGEILISGVPITQIALDQLHSWMGYVPQEQILFSKSVRENIQFGHSGASDERIMQAITAAAFQNDLGTLSDGLDTMVGERGVSLSGGQKQRVSISRAFISNPDILILDDALSAVDARTEAKIIENIREERSGKTTLISTHRLSAIEHADLIVVLEDGHITEQGTHQELLELGGWYREQFDRQQVENNLTNE; translated from the coding sequence TTGTTCTCCGTACTCCGAAATCTCGGCTGGTTCTTCCGCCGGGAAAAAAGGCGCTATACTATTGGCCTCATCCTTCTTATTGTGGTAGGTGTGTTAGAACTCCTGCCTCCACGCCTGCTCGGCAACGCCATTGACGAAATCGTCACCGGTGCCATCACCGCAGGTTCACTCATGAAATACATTGGCCTGATCGTACTTATGCTGCTGATCATTTACTGGATCACCTACATATGGATGCACAAGCTGTTCGGGGGATCGAATCTGGTGGAGCGTCTGCTCCGCTCGCGCTTCATGAATCATCTCATGACGATGACCCCTGCCTTTTTCGAGCGTAACCGCACCGGGGATCTGATGGCCCGTGCCACCAATGATATCCGGGCGGTATCCGCCACCGTGGGCTTCGGGATGCTCACCCTTGTCGACTCCACCGTGTATCTCACGGTTGTCCTGTTCGCCATGGGGTTCCTGGTCAGCTGGAAGCTGACACTGGCCGCCGTCATCCCGCTCCCGATGATTGCGGTAGCCATGGTGTTCTACGGCAAAGCGATCCACGACCGTTACAGTCTGGCGCAGGATGCCTTCGGTGACATGAACGACCAAGTACTGGAATCCGTATCAGGCATCCGCGTCATCCGTGCTTATGTGCAAGAGCGGCACGATGAGAAGCGTTTCTCTGACATTACAGATGATGTGTACCGCAAAAATATGGCGGTTGCCCGGGTCGATGCCTTCTTCGAGCCGACGATCCGCTTGTTCGTGGGCCTCAGTTATATCATCGCTCTGACCTACGGAATTTATCTCGTATTCCGCAATCAGATTACGCTGGGCGATCTGGTATCGTTCAATATGTATCTCGGGATGATCGTGTGGCCGATGTTCGCCATCGGCGAGCTGATTAATATCATGCAGCGCGGCGGCGCTTCATTGGAGCGGATCGACGAGACGCTGAATGCGAAGCCTGATGTTAAGGATGTACCTCATCCGGTTCCCGTAGCCCAGCCAACCACCATCGAGCTGAAAGATGTAACCTTCCGGTATCCAACCTCTACCATCAATAATCTCAGCGGAGTCAGCTTGTCCCTCTCCCAGGGCCAGACGCTTGGCGTGGTCGGACGGACCGGCAGCGGCAAATCGACGCTGCTGAAGCAGCTGCTGCATGAATACCCGGCTGGCACAGGCGAGATTCTGATCTCCGGTGTGCCGATCACCCAGATCGCCCTCGACCAGCTTCATAGCTGGATGGGCTACGTTCCGCAGGAACAGATCCTCTTCTCCAAATCGGTACGCGAGAACATCCAGTTCGGACATTCCGGGGCCAGCGATGAGCGGATCATGCAGGCGATTACCGCCGCTGCCTTCCAGAATGACCTCGGCACCTTGTCCGACGGGCTGGATACGATGGTTGGCGAACGCGGCGTCTCCCTGTCCGGGGGACAGAAGCAGCGGGTCTCGATCTCGCGCGCCTTCATCTCGAATCCCGATATTTTGATTCTGGATGATGCCCTGTCCGCCGTTGATGCGCGCACAGAAGCAAAGATTATCGAGAATATCCGCGAGGAACGCAGCGGCAAAACCACCCTCATCTCCACCCATCGCCTCTCGGCGATTGAGCATGCCGATCTGATCGTTGTCCTCGAAGACGGACATATTACAGAACAAGGAACTCACCAGGAGCTGCTGGAACTCGGCGGCTGGTACCGTGAGCAGTTCGACCGCCAGCAGGTCGAGAATAATCTGACGAATGAATAA
- a CDS encoding winged helix DNA-binding domain-containing protein has protein sequence MMITYSLSKRQARLFLLRHQRLVSGGLTGGKQSIYDFVRHVGCIQYDPLSIAGHNHELVLQARIPGFVPEMANELLYKDRLLIDGWDKNMSIYCTEDWPYFQRRREAAARHQHNEAMAAMITHVRTELDARGPLSSLNLASKEKIDWSWAPARLSRAAMESMYFWGELSIHHRVHTRRYYDFTAKLLPPELLSASDPNETLEQHHDWYVLRRIGSIGLQWNRSGDGWLGIAGLKSKERTAAVQRLLQKDLLREVQVDGLKLPLYIRTADVPELEAVLLEDDTTGADESAAGSQAGNEGGAGHAEGAASFAAALAPLDNLLWDRELILQLFDFQYRWEVYKPVLEREYGYYVLPLLYGDRFIGRLEPVMNRKTGVLAIVRWWWEDGETLERTMLPALTGAFSSLQRSTGASAIRFAPDVVHSCGLQELEEALSATPVKSN, from the coding sequence ATGATGATAACCTACAGTCTTAGCAAACGGCAAGCCCGCCTGTTCCTGCTGCGCCATCAGCGGCTCGTCAGCGGCGGATTGACCGGCGGCAAGCAGAGCATCTATGACTTCGTCCGGCATGTAGGCTGTATTCAGTATGATCCGCTAAGCATAGCCGGACATAACCACGAGCTGGTGCTTCAGGCGAGAATCCCCGGCTTCGTGCCCGAGATGGCCAATGAGCTGCTATATAAGGACAGACTGCTGATTGATGGCTGGGATAAGAACATGTCGATTTACTGTACAGAGGATTGGCCGTATTTCCAGCGGCGCCGGGAAGCTGCCGCCAGGCATCAGCATAACGAGGCCATGGCGGCCATGATTACTCATGTCCGCACGGAGCTGGATGCACGCGGACCACTCTCTTCACTAAACCTTGCGAGCAAAGAGAAGATCGACTGGTCCTGGGCTCCGGCAAGACTCTCCCGGGCTGCTATGGAGAGCATGTATTTCTGGGGCGAGCTATCCATCCATCACCGGGTGCACACCCGCCGTTATTACGACTTCACGGCCAAGCTGCTTCCTCCTGAACTGCTTAGCGCAAGCGATCCTAACGAGACGCTGGAGCAGCATCACGATTGGTATGTGCTGCGCCGGATCGGCAGTATCGGCCTGCAATGGAACCGGTCGGGGGACGGCTGGCTTGGCATCGCAGGCCTGAAGAGCAAGGAGCGGACTGCGGCTGTGCAGCGGCTGCTGCAGAAGGACCTGCTCCGCGAGGTACAGGTGGACGGACTGAAGCTCCCGCTATACATCCGCACAGCAGACGTCCCTGAGCTTGAAGCCGTATTGCTTGAAGATGATACTACGGGTGCAGATGAGTCCGCAGCAGGGTCTCAGGCTGGTAATGAGGGCGGGGCCGGTCATGCTGAAGGAGCGGCCTCCTTCGCGGCGGCACTGGCCCCGCTGGACAATCTGCTGTGGGACAGAGAGCTGATCCTCCAGTTGTTCGACTTCCAATACCGCTGGGAGGTCTATAAGCCAGTGCTTGAACGGGAATACGGGTACTATGTCCTCCCCCTCCTCTACGGCGACCGCTTCATCGGCCGGCTGGAGCCGGTGATGAATAGGAAGACCGGTGTTCTGGCTATCGTCCGCTGGTGGTGGGAGGACGGGGAGACGCTTGAACGCACCATGCTCCCCGCGCTCACCGGAGCCTTCTCCTCGCTGCAACGCTCGACCGGGGCCAGCGCGATCCGCTTCGCGCCGGATGTCGTTCACTCCTGCGGGCTGCAGGAGCTGGAGGAGGCGCTGTCTGCTACGCCTGTAAAGTCTAATTAA